GTCGGTGATTCCCGGGACGATGCTGACGCGGCGCAGCTGGCCACGCTGCTGGTCGTTTTCGAGCACGTAGATCGTGGCCGTCGGGCCCTCGCGCTTTTCCTCCGGACCCCGCTGCGACGCTGCCACCAGGGCAGGCTCCATGGGCCTGAAGCGCAGCGCCGCGTTGGGCACCGCCAGCACGCCCTGGCGCCGGGCGACGAGGATGTTCACGTAGGCGGTCATCCCCGGCAGCAGGATCTGGTTCGGGTTGTCCACCGCGACGACCACGTCATAGGTCACCACGTTCTGCTGCGTCACCGGATTGAGCCGGATCAGCTTGACCGTCCCCTGGAACGCGCGGTCGGGGAAGGCATCCACCTTGAAGCTCACCGGCTGCCCGACCCGGATGTTGCCGATGTCCGCCTCGGCGAAACTCGAATCGATCTGCATCTTGGTGAGGTCCTGGGCGATGAGCAGCAGGGTCGGCGTCTGGAAGGTCGCCGCGACGGTCTGGCCCACGTCCACCTGCCGGTCCACGACCACGCCCGACACCGGCGAACGGATGACCGTGTAGCCGAGATTGGTCCGGTCCTTCTGCAATTGCGCCCGCGCCAGCGCCAGCTGGGCCCGCGCCGACTTCGCCGCCTCCACCGCCTGGTCGAGTTCTTGCCTGGAGACTAAAGCCTGGCGCTGCAGTTGCCGCATCCTGGCCTCGTTGGCGACGGCGAGTTCGAGGGCGGCCCGAGCGTTGGCGACGTTGGCCTCGCTCTGCTGCACCTGGGCGCGAAACAGGGCGTCATCCAGCTCCACCAGCACCTCTCCCGGGTAGACCCGGTCGTTGAAGTCAACGTGGAGCTTGCTCACCGTACCCGACACCTGGGTGCCCACGCGCACCAGCACCACCGGGTTCAGAGTGCCGTTGGCCGACACGGCCTGGCTGATGTCCCCCAGCCCCGCTGCCTCTGTCCCGTAGCGCTCGCCCGCCGCGTGCGGGGATGCCGTCCGCAAACCGGCCAGCGCAACGCCGCCCAGGAGGATCGGCAACGCGATCTTCTTCCGCAGCAAACGCCTCAAGCCCATTTCAGCCCCTCCGCGGTCCCCGCAACCGCCCGCCGCGATCCGCCCCCGAGCGACGGCAGCGGAACCCTGGCGGAGTGGTCAGGGCTGGGAATGGCCCTCGCCCGACGCAGCGTCTGTGGCTGACGACGCCTGGACATGCTCGAAACTTCCCCTAAAAGCAAAAAAGCCCGCCGGCCGAGACCGGCGGGCTTTTTTCACTCAGCGGTCGCTGGCGTATCTCAGAACGCCAGTCCGATGCCGGTCCCGATGCCAACCGCGGCAGCGCCACCGCCGCCGACAGCGGCCCCTACGCCCGTACCCACGGCGACGGCGCCCC
This DNA window, taken from Deltaproteobacteria bacterium, encodes the following:
- a CDS encoding efflux RND transporter periplasmic adaptor subunit — its product is MGLRRLLRKKIALPILLGGVALAGLRTASPHAAGERYGTEAAGLGDISQAVSANGTLNPVVLVRVGTQVSGTVSKLHVDFNDRVYPGEVLVELDDALFRAQVQQSEANVANARAALELAVANEARMRQLQRQALVSRQELDQAVEAAKSARAQLALARAQLQKDRTNLGYTVIRSPVSGVVVDRQVDVGQTVAATFQTPTLLLIAQDLTKMQIDSSFAEADIGNIRVGQPVSFKVDAFPDRAFQGTVKLIRLNPVTQQNVVTYDVVVAVDNPNQILLPGMTAYVNILVARRQGVLAVPNAALRFRPMEPALVAASQRGPEEKREGPTATIYVLENDQQRGQLRRVSIVPGITDNRYTEVVSGELEPGAQVVVEDREAAAPASPSASTFQIRLF